From the Clostridiales bacterium FE2011 genome, one window contains:
- a CDS encoding sigma-70 family RNA polymerase sigma factor: MSNVTGPDTALDRDRIFERLVDQYQESVLRMCYYCLNDKSQAEDAAQETFLKLYRTLNQFRGDCGEKTWIMKIAIRVCYDMNHSGWFRFMNRSVTPEMLPGEAVTEEEKNDAELAEAVKKLPFKLREVILLYYYQGMNVNEIADALNISHSSVSGRLKRGKEKLKNMLEGRELDE; the protein is encoded by the coding sequence ATGAGCAATGTTACGGGCCCGGACACTGCTCTGGATCGCGACCGGATCTTTGAACGACTGGTGGATCAGTACCAGGAATCAGTACTGAGGATGTGTTACTACTGCCTGAACGACAAGTCCCAGGCGGAGGACGCTGCCCAGGAAACCTTCCTGAAGCTATACAGGACGCTGAATCAGTTTCGCGGCGACTGCGGGGAAAAGACCTGGATTATGAAGATTGCCATCCGCGTGTGCTATGACATGAATCATTCAGGCTGGTTCCGTTTTATGAACCGCAGTGTGACGCCGGAAATGCTTCCCGGCGAGGCGGTGACGGAAGAAGAAAAGAATGACGCTGAGCTGGCGGAAGCGGTGAAGAAACTGCCGTTCAAACTGCGGGAGGTGATCCTCCTTTACTACTACCAGGGAATGAATGTAAACGAAATAGCGGATGCGCTGAACATATCCCACTCCTCGGTTTCGGGAAGGCTGAAACGGGGAAAGGAAAAGCTGAAGAATATGCTGGAAGGGAGAGAACTCGATGAATAA